The Candidatus Rokuibacteriota bacterium genome includes a window with the following:
- a CDS encoding adenine phosphoribosyltransferase produces MAELKAKIREIKDFPTEGVLFKDITTLLKDAGAFRYVIDRLAEKYQRARVDLVVAIESRGFIFGGALAHELKAGFVPVRKLGKLPGKTIEVEYELEYGRDAHAIHADAIQPGQRVLAVDDLLATGGTMSATLRLIEQLGGQVVGVAFLIELAFLHGREKLKNYPLHSLIAYD; encoded by the coding sequence CTGGCGGAGCTCAAGGCGAAGATCCGGGAGATCAAGGACTTCCCGACGGAGGGGGTCCTCTTCAAGGACATCACTACCCTCCTCAAGGACGCCGGCGCCTTCCGGTACGTCATCGATCGCCTCGCCGAGAAGTACCAGCGGGCGCGTGTGGACCTGGTCGTGGCGATCGAGTCGCGCGGGTTCATCTTCGGCGGGGCGCTGGCGCACGAGCTCAAGGCCGGGTTCGTTCCCGTGCGGAAGCTCGGCAAGCTTCCCGGCAAGACGATCGAGGTGGAGTACGAGCTGGAGTACGGGCGGGACGCCCACGCGATCCACGCGGACGCGATCCAGCCGGGGCAGCGGGTGCTGGCGGTGGACGATCTCCTGGCGACGGGCGGGACCATGTCGGCCACCCTCCGCCTGATCGAGCAGCTCGGTGGCCAGGTCGTGGGCGTCGCATTCCTGATCGAGCTGGCCTTCCTCCACGGTCGGGAGAAGCTCAAGAACTACCCGCTCCATTCCCTCATCGCCTACGACTGA
- a CDS encoding HAD family hydrolase: protein MIHAVTFDFWQTLLADTPENLARATALRLDGVKAVLDQSGYAVAREALEAAYEASGQRLAGVWREHRDLPYREQVALFLDLVSPGLAGRLPFGRFEEAARAYIAPVLSYPPLPSPGAIESVNALASLGVVLAVVSNTGRTPGVILRQVLTRFGLLDRFRVTSFSDEVGLRKPDPEIFRLTLARVGVEPRHAVHVGDTPGEDIAGARAAGMRAIHFAADGRPASDADLVVHDLAALPAALATLR from the coding sequence ATGATTCACGCGGTGACGTTCGACTTCTGGCAGACGCTCCTTGCCGACACCCCCGAGAACCTGGCGCGCGCCACGGCCCTCCGCCTCGACGGGGTGAAGGCCGTGCTCGACCAGAGCGGATACGCCGTGGCCCGCGAGGCGCTGGAGGCGGCCTACGAAGCTTCCGGCCAGCGGCTCGCCGGGGTCTGGCGTGAGCACCGGGACCTCCCGTACCGGGAGCAGGTCGCGCTCTTCCTGGACCTGGTGTCGCCAGGGCTCGCGGGACGGCTTCCGTTCGGCCGCTTCGAAGAGGCCGCTCGGGCTTACATCGCCCCGGTCCTCAGCTACCCGCCGCTGCCATCGCCGGGAGCCATCGAGAGCGTGAACGCGCTCGCGAGTCTGGGGGTCGTCCTCGCCGTAGTCTCCAACACCGGCCGGACTCCCGGGGTGATACTCCGCCAGGTGCTTACCCGCTTCGGCCTCCTCGACCGCTTCCGCGTGACCAGCTTTTCGGATGAGGTCGGCCTTAGAAAGCCCGATCCAGAGATCTTCAGGTTGACCCTGGCGCGGGTTGGCGTGGAGCCCCGCCATGCCGTCCACGTGGGTGACACGCCGGGCGAGGACATCGCGGGCGCGCGCGCCGCCGGCATGCGCGCTATCCACTTTGCCGCCGACGGACGGCCGGCGTCGGACGCAGACCTCGTCGTTCACGACCTCGCCGCCCTCCCCGCCGCCCTCGCTACCCTCCGCTGA
- a CDS encoding enoyl-CoA hydratase/isomerase family protein: MEPVLLVESRDSIAWLRLNRPPLNLFVPNLIEVLGETFRGLARNQSVRLAVISGSGRAFSAGVDVKILRDLDVASAKRFIAALHDTIRAVHEAPFPVIAMLHGYCLGGAFELAMACDLRTASTGCRLGLPEIKVGVPSVIEAALMPALIGPGRAAEYLLTGELISADQALQWGLLNRLAEPEQLEAVTRELAGKILSCAPTAVRLQKELLIRWRKTDLATAIQYGINAFATTYTTGEPREAMTAFLEKRAPRFPDA; the protein is encoded by the coding sequence ATGGAACCAGTGCTGCTGGTCGAAAGCCGGGACTCGATCGCCTGGCTCAGGCTGAACCGCCCGCCGCTGAACCTCTTCGTCCCCAACCTGATCGAGGTCCTCGGCGAAACTTTCCGCGGCCTGGCCCGCAACCAGTCGGTCCGCCTGGCGGTCATCAGCGGGTCGGGACGCGCGTTCTCGGCAGGCGTGGACGTCAAAATCCTGCGTGACCTTGACGTGGCGTCGGCCAAGCGCTTCATCGCCGCGCTCCACGACACCATCCGTGCTGTCCACGAGGCTCCGTTTCCGGTGATCGCCATGCTGCACGGCTACTGCCTCGGTGGCGCCTTCGAGCTGGCCATGGCCTGTGACCTCAGGACTGCCTCGACCGGATGCCGGCTCGGGCTTCCCGAAATCAAGGTCGGAGTCCCGTCGGTGATCGAGGCGGCGCTGATGCCTGCGCTCATCGGTCCCGGGCGGGCCGCCGAGTACCTCCTGACCGGAGAGCTGATCAGCGCCGACCAGGCCCTGCAGTGGGGCCTGCTGAACCGCCTCGCCGAGCCCGAGCAGCTCGAGGCGGTGACGCGCGAGCTGGCGGGGAAGATCCTGAGCTGCGCGCCGACAGCGGTGAGGCTTCAGAAGGAGCTGCTGATCCGCTGGCGGAAGACCGATCTGGCCACCGCGATCCAGTACGGGATCAACGCCTTCGCCACCACCTACACGACCGGCGAGCCGCGCGAGGCCATGACGGCCTTCCTCGAAAAGCGCGCGCCACGCTTCCCCGATGCTTGA
- a CDS encoding sulfurtransferase — translation MEEITAQALKARLEGKEPLVLLDVRQGWELQLCRLPGAVHIPIEEIEFRTEELNPEDDIVVFCHQGIRSAAVAHYLRGLGFRKAVNLAGGLDLWAQTVDPSMRRY, via the coding sequence GTGGAGGAGATCACGGCGCAGGCCCTCAAGGCCCGGCTGGAGGGGAAAGAGCCGCTGGTGCTGCTCGACGTGCGCCAGGGCTGGGAGCTTCAACTCTGCCGCCTGCCCGGCGCGGTTCACATCCCGATCGAGGAGATCGAGTTCCGGACCGAGGAGCTGAACCCCGAGGACGACATCGTGGTCTTCTGTCATCAGGGGATCCGGAGCGCCGCGGTCGCGCACTACCTCCGCGGGCTGGGGTTCAGGAAGGCGGTAAACCTGGCGGGCGGCCTCGACCTGTGGGCGCAGACGGTGGACCCGAGCATGCGGAGGTATTGA
- a CDS encoding alpha/beta fold hydrolase, which translates to MPEITLRGGELDGLRLYYLAEGSGLPVVLVHGLGGFAESWRHNLGALGHKASVYALDLPGFGQSSKPLGGYALGFFVEVLEQFRAALGLARLTLVGHSLGGAVAAAYAVSHPAKVDRLSFIAAVIPGFDYRPSWVYGLLAARGVGEVMARLLWPGLLRAALARCFAEPVPAEVDFLVQRGHAARATAAGQAAFLSALREARDDFRRDAERYRRALSALDLPVLAIHGCQDRVVPLAHAETVARSLPRAALRVLDRCGHFPQIEHASTVNEWLGEFIASVPIAADG; encoded by the coding sequence ATGCCCGAGATTACGCTGAGGGGCGGGGAACTGGACGGCCTCAGGCTCTACTACCTGGCGGAGGGGAGCGGACTGCCTGTCGTCCTGGTTCACGGTCTCGGCGGCTTTGCCGAGAGCTGGCGTCACAACCTTGGAGCCCTGGGCCACAAGGCCTCGGTGTACGCGCTGGACCTGCCCGGGTTCGGCCAGTCCAGCAAGCCGCTGGGGGGCTACGCGCTCGGCTTCTTCGTCGAGGTGCTCGAGCAGTTCCGGGCTGCGCTGGGGCTCGCCCGACTTACGCTGGTCGGTCATTCCCTGGGTGGCGCTGTCGCGGCAGCCTACGCGGTGAGCCATCCCGCCAAGGTAGATCGCCTGAGCTTCATCGCGGCCGTCATCCCCGGCTTCGACTACCGCCCCTCGTGGGTCTACGGGCTGCTCGCCGCGCGCGGCGTCGGCGAGGTCATGGCCCGATTGCTCTGGCCGGGCTTGCTCCGGGCGGCGCTCGCACGCTGCTTCGCCGAGCCCGTTCCCGCGGAGGTGGACTTCCTCGTCCAGCGCGGTCATGCGGCCCGGGCCACCGCGGCGGGGCAGGCGGCCTTCCTGTCCGCGCTCCGGGAGGCGCGGGACGACTTTCGCCGGGACGCTGAGCGCTACCGGCGGGCGCTCTCGGCGCTCGACCTGCCGGTGCTCGCGATCCACGGGTGTCAGGATCGCGTCGTGCCCCTTGCTCACGCCGAAACGGTCGCGCGGTCGCTGCCGCGGGCGGCACTCAGGGTGCTGGACCGCTGCGGCCATTTCCCCCAGATCGAGCACGCCTCCACCGTCAACGAGTGGCTCGGCGAGTTCATCGCCTCCGTCCCCATCGCCGCGGACGGGTGA
- a CDS encoding D-cysteine desulfhydrase family protein, protein MSSPKLPPRVDLALLPTPLLKLERLSARLGIELYVKRDDLTGLLESGNKVRKLEFLVGEALQQGADTLITCGTLQSNCCRAVSAVAARLGLRALLAVKGERPSTYDGNLLLDRLLGAEVVYCSEAEFRQIDRVFDRLVAEVEARGGRPYIIPESGATEVGALGYTACAHELAEQIRHGAPAFDTVVITAFSGGSQAGLLMGKQMSGLSAEVVGIPIAYPADQVRDYVAATIRKAAAGFGLAVEPPKTVHLLDGYQGLGRGQSRDEELATIVSLAREEGIVLDPVYTAKAFLGLLDHLRRDPKEFGSRVCFIHTGGIFSLFPFRDALSRLLDRES, encoded by the coding sequence ATGAGCAGTCCGAAGCTCCCGCCGCGCGTGGACTTGGCCCTCCTGCCGACGCCCCTCCTGAAGCTCGAGCGCCTCTCGGCGCGCTTGGGGATCGAGCTCTACGTGAAGCGCGACGACCTCACCGGCCTCCTCGAGAGCGGCAACAAGGTGCGGAAGCTCGAGTTCCTGGTGGGGGAAGCCCTCCAGCAGGGCGCCGACACCCTGATCACCTGCGGGACCCTCCAGTCCAACTGCTGCCGGGCCGTGTCGGCGGTCGCCGCCCGGCTGGGGCTCAGGGCGCTCCTCGCCGTCAAGGGCGAGCGACCGTCGACGTACGACGGCAATTTGCTGCTCGACAGGCTCCTCGGGGCCGAGGTGGTGTACTGTTCCGAGGCCGAGTTCCGGCAGATCGACCGGGTCTTCGACCGCCTCGTCGCCGAGGTGGAGGCGCGGGGCGGCCGGCCCTACATCATCCCGGAGAGCGGCGCGACAGAGGTGGGCGCGCTGGGCTACACCGCCTGTGCCCACGAGCTGGCCGAGCAGATCCGCCACGGCGCTCCGGCCTTCGACACGGTGGTGATCACGGCCTTCAGCGGCGGCAGCCAGGCGGGTCTCCTCATGGGGAAGCAGATGAGCGGGTTGTCGGCCGAAGTCGTGGGGATCCCCATCGCGTACCCGGCGGACCAGGTTCGGGATTACGTCGCCGCCACCATCCGGAAGGCCGCCGCTGGCTTCGGCCTGGCCGTGGAGCCGCCGAAGACGGTCCATCTCCTGGACGGCTATCAGGGGCTGGGCCGCGGTCAGAGCCGAGACGAGGAGCTGGCGACGATCGTCAGCCTGGCCCGGGAGGAGGGCATCGTCCTGGATCCGGTCTATACGGCGAAGGCGTTCCTGGGACTCCTGGATCACCTCCGCCGCGACCCGAAGGAGTTCGGGAGCCGCGTCTGCTTCATCCACACGGGAGGCATCTTCAGCCTGTTTCCGTTCCGGGATGCGCTCTCCCGCTTGCTCGATCGCGAGTCCTGA